A single genomic interval of uncultured Desulfobulbus sp. harbors:
- a CDS encoding proline--tRNA ligase — protein MRYSQMLLPTTKETPSEAEVVSHQLLVRGGFIRKLTSGMYTYLPMGFLALQKVTEIVRQEMNRAGAQEILMPMVQPGDLWEESGRWKKYGPELLRFRDRHERDYCLGPTHEEVVTDIARRELQSYRQLPINLYQIQTKFRDEIRPRFGLMRGREFVMKDAYSFDIDDAGASASYEIMRQAYFRIFERCGLDFRAVEADSGAIGGSSSHEFMVLAETGEDTLVICNECSYAANVEKAAIALPAAEPCDVALQPIAKVPTPGKKKVETVAQFLGVAPREVIKTMFYLADGEVVAALVRGDREVQTVKLKNLLGANDVEPLEEDLVWQQTRLPVGYLGPVDLHLKTVADQEVMRMVNAVAGANEKGCHLTGVNPERDFKPAIVGDLRQITMEDRCPHCGGSLGLKEGIEVGHIFKLGTRYSEAMEARFQDSDGQEKPFIMGCYGIGVSRVVAAAIEQNHDAKGIIFPVPLAPFQVIILNLGPKDESFIQAAEGLYGSLKEQGLEVLLDDRDERPGSKFNDADLLGIPYRLTVGKTFEKEGKVEVRSRKSGETQLFTTEEVVAFLTDQVRQALS, from the coding sequence ATGCGTTACTCACAGATGCTTTTACCCACCACTAAGGAAACGCCCTCCGAGGCGGAGGTCGTCAGCCACCAACTCCTGGTGCGGGGCGGATTCATCCGTAAACTGACCTCGGGGATGTACACCTACCTGCCCATGGGCTTTCTTGCCCTGCAGAAGGTCACCGAAATCGTCCGTCAGGAGATGAACCGTGCCGGCGCCCAGGAGATCCTCATGCCCATGGTGCAACCGGGAGATCTGTGGGAGGAATCGGGCCGCTGGAAAAAATACGGGCCCGAGTTGCTGCGCTTTCGCGATCGTCACGAACGAGATTACTGCCTCGGGCCGACCCACGAAGAGGTGGTCACCGACATCGCCCGGCGCGAGCTCCAGTCCTATCGGCAGCTGCCGATCAATCTCTACCAGATTCAGACCAAGTTCCGCGATGAAATCCGGCCCCGGTTCGGCCTGATGCGCGGTCGTGAGTTCGTGATGAAGGATGCCTACTCCTTTGATATCGACGACGCCGGCGCCAGTGCGAGCTATGAGATCATGCGCCAGGCCTATTTTCGCATCTTTGAGCGCTGCGGCTTGGATTTCCGTGCGGTCGAGGCCGACAGCGGTGCCATCGGCGGCTCCTCTTCCCATGAATTCATGGTCCTGGCGGAAACCGGCGAGGATACCCTGGTGATCTGTAACGAGTGCTCCTATGCCGCCAACGTGGAGAAGGCCGCCATTGCCCTGCCCGCGGCAGAGCCTTGCGATGTTGCGCTCCAGCCCATTGCCAAGGTGCCCACCCCCGGAAAGAAGAAGGTGGAGACGGTGGCCCAGTTTCTTGGTGTTGCCCCCAGGGAGGTGATCAAGACCATGTTCTACCTCGCCGACGGCGAGGTGGTTGCGGCCCTTGTCCGCGGCGACCGCGAGGTGCAGACCGTCAAGTTGAAGAATCTGTTGGGCGCCAACGATGTCGAGCCCCTGGAGGAGGATCTTGTCTGGCAGCAGACCCGCCTGCCGGTGGGCTATCTCGGGCCGGTTGACCTGCACCTCAAGACGGTGGCGGATCAGGAGGTGATGCGGATGGTCAATGCCGTGGCCGGTGCCAACGAAAAGGGCTGCCATCTCACCGGGGTCAATCCGGAGCGGGATTTCAAGCCCGCCATCGTTGGCGACCTCCGCCAGATCACCATGGAAGACCGTTGCCCCCACTGCGGCGGCTCGCTCGGGCTGAAAGAGGGGATCGAGGTCGGGCATATCTTCAAGCTCGGGACCAGATATTCCGAGGCCATGGAGGCCCGCTTCCAGGACAGCGACGGCCAGGAAAAACCCTTTATCATGGGCTGCTACGGCATCGGCGTCAGTCGGGTGGTGGCGGCGGCCATCGAGCAGAACCACGATGCCAAGGGGATTATCTTTCCGGTTCCTCTGGCCCCGTTTCAGGTCATTATCCTCAACCTCGGCCCCAAGGACGAGAGTTTTATCCAGGCTGCGGAGGGGCTCTATGGATCCCTGAAGGAACAGGGGCTGGAGGTCCTCCTCGATGACCGCGACGAGCGGCCCGGCTCGAAATTTAACGATGCCGACCTGCTCGGCATTCCCTACCGCTTGACCGTGGGGAAAACCTTTGAAAAAGAGGGCAAGGTGGAAGTACGCAGCCGCAAGAGCGGAGAGACTCAGCTCTTTACAACTGAGGAGGTCGTTGCCTTCCTGACCGACCAAGTTCGCCAGGCCCTTTCCTGA
- the ispG gene encoding flavodoxin-dependent (E)-4-hydroxy-3-methylbut-2-enyl-diphosphate synthase, which yields MSEPESARPGPALEQGAGLFHLMSSERTPMIKRKKTRRILVGNVPIGDGAPIVVQSMTNTLTSDVAATVAQVHGLEQAGCEIIRVAVPDMAAAEAITAIRSQITIPLIADIHFDARLAVAAMEHGAQGIRINPGNLGGPEKLARVVAAAKMHRVPIRVGVNSGSIEKGLLHQFGYPTPEHPDALIASALTNVRLLEEQGFDQIKISIKSSDTLTTIAGYRRLAQETDYPLHLGVTEAGGLIAGTVKSSVALGILLSEGIGDTFRISLTRDPVEEIRVAYELLRSLRIRERGPEMISCPTCGRTRIDLFSLAEEVERTLQTMESPIKVAVMGCVVNGPGEAREADIGIAGGNGVGILFKKGEIYKKVPEADLLTVFLAELEKLEGEWKQRQ from the coding sequence ATGTCCGAACCGGAATCTGCTCGGCCGGGTCCAGCCCTGGAGCAGGGGGCAGGTCTGTTTCATCTTATGAGCAGTGAGAGGACACCCATGATCAAACGCAAAAAGACGCGACGCATCTTGGTGGGGAATGTGCCCATCGGCGATGGCGCTCCCATTGTTGTCCAGTCGATGACCAACACCCTGACCAGCGATGTGGCGGCCACGGTCGCCCAGGTCCATGGCCTCGAACAGGCAGGATGTGAAATCATTCGGGTCGCCGTGCCGGATATGGCCGCCGCGGAAGCCATCACGGCCATCCGCAGTCAGATCACCATCCCCCTGATCGCCGATATCCATTTTGATGCACGCCTGGCCGTTGCCGCCATGGAACACGGTGCCCAGGGGATCCGCATCAATCCGGGCAACCTCGGCGGGCCTGAGAAACTGGCCCGGGTGGTGGCTGCGGCCAAGATGCACCGGGTACCCATTCGGGTCGGCGTCAACTCCGGATCCATCGAAAAGGGGCTGCTGCACCAGTTCGGCTATCCCACCCCTGAACACCCGGACGCGCTCATTGCCAGTGCGCTGACCAATGTACGGTTGCTGGAGGAGCAGGGCTTTGATCAGATCAAGATTTCGATCAAGTCTTCAGACACCCTGACCACCATTGCCGGTTATCGGCGGCTGGCCCAGGAAACCGATTACCCGCTACACCTCGGCGTCACCGAGGCCGGCGGGCTCATTGCCGGCACGGTCAAGTCGAGCGTTGCCTTGGGTATTCTCCTCTCCGAAGGCATCGGCGACACCTTCCGCATCTCGCTGACCCGCGATCCGGTGGAGGAAATCCGGGTCGCCTATGAACTGCTTCGTTCCCTGCGTATACGCGAGCGCGGCCCGGAGATGATTTCCTGCCCCACCTGCGGCCGAACCCGGATCGATCTCTTCTCGCTGGCCGAGGAGGTGGAGCGCACACTGCAGACGATGGAGAGCCCGATCAAGGTCGCGGTCATGGGCTGCGTGGTCAACGGGCCCGGAGAGGCGCGCGAGGCCGATATCGGTATTGCCGGGGGCAATGGCGTCGGCATCCTCTTTAAAAAGGGTGAGATCTATAAAAAGGTTCCCGAGGCGGATCTCTTGACGGTCTTTCTTGCAGAACTGGAAAAATTGGAAGGGGAATGGAAACAGCGGCAATAA
- the tsaB gene encoding tRNA (adenosine(37)-N6)-threonylcarbamoyltransferase complex dimerization subunit type 1 TsaB, with translation MADVLILAIETSTGCGSVALTRGEAGTGKVLGEYTLQPEITHSRRLLGSVKGMMETLEVTWNDLDAVAVSQGPGSFTGLRIGMAAAKGIARAANCPLIGVPTLDGLARQLTPTSLPIYLILDARKQQVYAARYCFSGDDWVRTSPFAVLSAEQLEQRIKEPTLVIGPGVPACAEQLCKHDQVQLVFSSLLHPRAAAIGFSAAVELDRQEGGPEDNLVPLYVRASEAELSLQRPPRR, from the coding sequence ATGGCTGATGTCCTGATTCTGGCCATCGAAACATCCACCGGCTGCGGCAGCGTTGCCCTCACCCGCGGTGAGGCCGGCACGGGCAAGGTCCTGGGCGAGTACACCCTGCAGCCTGAGATCACCCATTCACGCCGCCTGTTGGGATCGGTGAAAGGGATGATGGAAACCCTGGAGGTCACCTGGAATGATCTCGATGCGGTGGCGGTGAGCCAGGGCCCGGGCTCCTTCACCGGTCTGCGCATCGGCATGGCAGCCGCCAAGGGGATCGCTCGCGCCGCCAATTGCCCCCTGATCGGCGTACCCACCCTGGACGGCCTTGCCCGGCAGCTCACCCCCACCTCGTTGCCCATCTATCTGATCCTGGATGCGCGCAAACAGCAGGTCTACGCAGCGCGCTACTGTTTTAGCGGCGATGATTGGGTTCGCACCTCGCCTTTTGCGGTCCTTTCCGCAGAACAGCTCGAACAGCGCATCAAAGAGCCGACCCTGGTGATTGGGCCGGGAGTTCCGGCCTGTGCCGAGCAACTGTGCAAGCATGATCAGGTGCAGCTGGTGTTCTCTTCGCTGCTGCATCCCCGGGCGGCAGCCATCGGTTTCAGCGCGGCTGTCGAGCTCGACCGCCAGGAGGGGGGCCCAGAGGACAATCTGGTGCCGTTGTATGTGCGCGCCTCGGAGGCTGAACTCAGCCTGCAGCGTCCTCCCCGGCGATAA
- the rseP gene encoding RIP metalloprotease RseP — MVSVFSFILVLGVLIFVHELGHFLFAKLFGVKVLKFSLGFGHKVFGRTYGETEYLISAFPLGGYVKMYGEHADDEVTPDDRARSFSHKSIWQRFGIVFGGPLFNLLFAVVLFFLMFIFAGMPEPVDSTRIGEIYPGSVAQEIGLKTGDEIQRINGQAVTSWNQVSDAVKESEGREVSLQVLRNGEELQFSGQPNMQEVKNLFGEVVGKRYMLGIVRSEEIRYVDASIAQSCQAAFVQTWNLGYLTVMGIVKMIQRVIPASELGGPIRIAEMAGQQMEAGWMNLLYFMGLLSVNLGILNLLPIPVLDGGHLVFLSLEAIRRRRLGERSMEISQKIGIAILGTLMVFVFYNDILRLVKRWLMS; from the coding sequence ATGGTTTCTGTCTTTTCGTTTATTCTCGTTCTCGGTGTCTTGATTTTTGTCCACGAACTGGGCCATTTCCTGTTCGCCAAACTCTTTGGCGTGAAGGTCCTGAAATTCTCCCTGGGTTTTGGTCACAAGGTGTTCGGGCGGACCTACGGTGAAACTGAATACCTGATCAGCGCCTTTCCCCTGGGCGGCTATGTCAAGATGTACGGTGAACATGCCGATGATGAGGTCACCCCCGACGACAGAGCCCGCTCCTTTTCCCATAAAAGCATCTGGCAACGGTTTGGCATTGTCTTTGGTGGTCCGTTGTTTAACCTGCTCTTCGCCGTGGTCCTGTTTTTCCTGATGTTCATCTTTGCCGGCATGCCCGAACCGGTCGATTCGACCAGGATCGGTGAAATCTATCCCGGCTCGGTGGCGCAGGAGATCGGGCTGAAAACCGGTGATGAAATTCAACGTATCAACGGCCAGGCGGTCACCTCCTGGAACCAGGTCTCCGATGCAGTCAAGGAAAGCGAGGGCAGGGAGGTCAGCCTTCAGGTCCTGCGCAACGGCGAGGAACTCCAGTTCAGTGGCCAGCCCAACATGCAGGAGGTCAAAAACCTCTTTGGCGAGGTGGTCGGCAAGCGCTACATGCTCGGTATTGTCCGCAGCGAAGAGATCCGCTACGTGGATGCCTCCATCGCCCAGTCCTGTCAGGCGGCCTTTGTCCAGACCTGGAATCTGGGTTACCTGACGGTCATGGGCATCGTCAAGATGATCCAGCGGGTGATTCCCGCCAGTGAACTCGGCGGCCCGATCCGTATCGCCGAGATGGCCGGCCAGCAGATGGAGGCCGGCTGGATGAATCTGCTCTATTTCATGGGGCTGCTCAGCGTCAACCTCGGGATTCTCAACCTCCTTCCCATTCCCGTGCTCGACGGCGGTCACCTGGTGTTTCTATCGCTTGAGGCCATCAGGCGCCGCCGCCTCGGGGAGCGGAGCATGGAGATCAGCCAGAAGATCGGTATCGCCATTCTCGGCACCCTGATGGTGTTTGTGTTTTACAATGACATTCTCCGCCTGGTGAAACGATGGCTGATGTCCTGA